The genomic segment ACATAGCCCAGGCGCACGGTCTCGCCGATTTCGATAGAGCCGCTATCGGGCGTTTCCTGCCCGGTGATCAGCTTGAACAGGGTGGACTTACCCGCACCGTTCGGCCCGATCACGCCCACGATGCCGCCCGGGGGCAGCATGAAGGACAGGTCTTCGAACAGCAGCTTGTCGCCATAGGCCTTGGAGATGCCCTTGGCCTCGATAACCTTGCCGCCCAGACGCTCGGGCACCTGGATGACGATCTGGGCCTTGCCGGGACGGCGGCCGTCCTGCGCTTCCTGCAACTGCTCGAACTTGCGGATACGGGCCTTGCTCTTGGTCTGGCGCGCTGCCGGGGTCTGCCGGATCCACTCAAGTTCTTCCTTGAGGGCCTTCTGGCGGCCGCTTTCCTCGCGCTCTTCCTGTTCGAGGCGCTTGGCCTTCTTTTCCAGATAGGTCGAGTAATTGCCTTCGTAGGGGAAGTACTTGCCCCGGTCGAGTTCGAGGATCCAGCCCACCACATTGTCGAGGAAGTAGCGGTCGTGGGTGATCATCAGCACCGCACCGGCATATTCCTTGAGGTGGTTTTCCAGCCATTCGACGCTTTCGGCATCGAGGTGGTTGGTCGGTTCGTCCAGCAGCAGGATGGAAGGCTTCTGGATCAGCAGGCGGGTGAGGGCGATACGGCGCTTTTCACCGCCCGAAAGGCTGCTGACAGGCCAGTCGCCGGGAGGGCAACGCAGGGCTTCCATCGCCACTTCGAGCTGGTTGTCCAGCGTCCAGCCGTCCACCGCGTCGATCTTTTCCTGCAGCGTGCCCATTTCTTCCATCAGGGCATCGAAGTCGGTCTCGTCCGTGGGATCGCCCATTTCGGCGCTGATCGCGTTGAAACGGTCGACCATGTCGGCCACTTCGCGCGCGCCGTCCTTGACGTTTTCCAGCACGGTCTTGTTCGGGTCCAGTTCCGGCTCCTGCGCCAGATAGCCCACAGTGATGTGCTCGCCGGGCCAGGCTTCGCCGGTGTAATCGGTGTCGATCCCGGCCATGATCTTCATCAGCGTGGACTTACCCACGCCGTTCGGCCCGACGATGCCGATCTTGGCACCCTGATAGAACTGCAGGTTGATGTTGTTCAGCACCGGCTTCTGCGCGCCGGGGAAGGTCTTCGTCATGTTCTTCATGACGTATGCGTATTGGGCGGCCATGATGGTCCTTCGGGGAAGCGGAAATGTCTTTGGAGTTGCTCGGCAGATAGGGATTGCGGGCCATTGGGGCAAGCAGGGAAACTATCCGGCCGCGCATGCAGTGCGACAGATACGCGCACCTGTCGCCCGCATCGCCTATAAAGGGGCCCAAATCGGGAAAAGCGGGCGATTCCCGTTTGTCATATCCCTGTCATTCCCCTAGCGGGGCGGCGCGCGGGGCTCAGGAAAGGAAAAGTGCGACATGGCGGAAAGGCAGATTGCCGTATTGCCCTATCGCACGGATTCCCCCGCTGTGGACGCGCCGATCAGCATTCTGCTGGTCACCACCAGGGGCACCGGTCGCTGGGTGATCCCCAAGGGCGGGATCGAAAACAAGCTGCCGCCCCATGCCAGTGCCGCGAAAGAGGCGGAGGAAGAGGCTGGCGTGCTTGGCTCTGCCTGCCCCACGTCCATCGGATCGTTCCGCTATCGCAAGAAGCGCGCTTCGGGCGCCACGGTGTGGACCGATGTGGACGTGTTTCCCTTCTCGGTAACCGAAGAGCTGGAAAGCTGGAAGGAACAGCACGAGCGGGAACGGCGCTGGTTCACTTTGACCGAAGCCGCCGATGCGGTGGACGAGCCGGATCTCCGGGCTTTGATCCGCAGTTTCGGTGCCCGCGAATTCCGCGCCGCCACTCAGGGGCGCCTCATCATCAATACGATCAGTACGGTCGGTAAAAGAACGGGACTATCTGCCATGTTCGGCTGGATTCAGAAGCTGCTGCCCCAGCAGGGGAACTTCTTCGACCTCTTCGAGCAGCACGCCGCGACGCTTGTTGCCGGGGCCGACGCACTGGCGCGGCTGGCGCAGGGCGGGCCGAACAAGGCCGAACATATTCGCGAGATCGAAGAACGCGAGCACGATGCGGACGAGATCACGCGCGAAGTGCTGCACACTGTGCGCCGCACCTTCCTCACCCCGTTCGACCGGGGAGCGATCACCGATCTGATCGGCGCGATGGACGATGCGATCGACGAGATGCAGCAGACTGCCGGTGCGGTGGACCTGTATGAGATTGACGAGTTCGAGCCTGAAATGCGCGACATGTGCGCAATCATCGTCGATGCAGCCCGGCTGACGGCCGAAGCGATCCCGCTGCTGCGCCGGATTGTCGATAACGGCCACCGCCTGCACGAACTGACCGAGCGGCTGGTGCGCATGGAAGGCCATGCCGACGAGATCCACGCTGCGGGCCTGAAGCGTATCTTCAAGCAGATGGGCAAGAAAGACCCGATCCAGTTCGTGGTCCGCCAGGAAATGTTCAAGCGGCTGGAACGCGTGGT from the Erythrobacter sp. SG61-1L genome contains:
- the ettA gene encoding energy-dependent translational throttle protein EttA; this translates as MAAQYAYVMKNMTKTFPGAQKPVLNNINLQFYQGAKIGIVGPNGVGKSTLMKIMAGIDTDYTGEAWPGEHITVGYLAQEPELDPNKTVLENVKDGAREVADMVDRFNAISAEMGDPTDETDFDALMEEMGTLQEKIDAVDGWTLDNQLEVAMEALRCPPGDWPVSSLSGGEKRRIALTRLLIQKPSILLLDEPTNHLDAESVEWLENHLKEYAGAVLMITHDRYFLDNVVGWILELDRGKYFPYEGNYSTYLEKKAKRLEQEEREESGRQKALKEELEWIRQTPAARQTKSKARIRKFEQLQEAQDGRRPGKAQIVIQVPERLGGKVIEAKGISKAYGDKLLFEDLSFMLPPGGIVGVIGPNGAGKSTLFKLITGQETPDSGSIEIGETVRLGYVDQSRDHLDGSKNVWEEISDGLDYMKVNGHDMSTRAYVGAFNFKGPDQQKNVGKLSGGERNRVHMAKMLKQGGNVLLLDEPTNDLDVETLAALEDAIENFAGCAVVISHDRFFLDRLATHILAFEGNSHVEWFEGNFEAYEEDRRRRLGDAADRPTRLAYKKLTR
- a CDS encoding DUF47 family protein, which translates into the protein MAERQIAVLPYRTDSPAVDAPISILLVTTRGTGRWVIPKGGIENKLPPHASAAKEAEEEAGVLGSACPTSIGSFRYRKKRASGATVWTDVDVFPFSVTEELESWKEQHERERRWFTLTEAADAVDEPDLRALIRSFGAREFRAATQGRLIINTISTVGKRTGLSAMFGWIQKLLPQQGNFFDLFEQHAATLVAGADALARLAQGGPNKAEHIREIEEREHDADEITREVLHTVRRTFLTPFDRGAITDLIGAMDDAIDEMQQTAGAVDLYEIDEFEPEMRDMCAIIVDAARLTAEAIPLLRRIVDNGHRLHELTERLVRMEGHADEIHAAGLKRIFKQMGKKDPIQFVVRQEMFKRLERVVDRFEDVANEIDGLVIDHS